The following coding sequences lie in one Bordetella genomosp. 9 genomic window:
- a CDS encoding lytic polysaccharide monooxygenase — translation MMTTIRRNIPRHGHVFSPESRAVFAYLNGDLVENDQNSLEAGKFFPATEGNLTDPIAPTDIKNNPPPADGQIASAGWPYARLLDEPGTHWRKHKVRAGQPLTVSWNYSAAHVTRRWVYFMTKRGWDPQQKLTRASFEDKPFFTVELRAQPYWEHTDALWPPSPTVHDVVLPNREGYHVMLAIWEVANTGAAFYQVIDLDFEASGGGGERPNPPSQVQAEVVASTAADLTWSAATGGQPIAYYTVHRDGSVLARVDAPFRNYHDGSLAADTEYTYFISATDVDGNQSLPSHTVVIRTPGSGEDIPPTPPRDLHSMETTASSVHLMWGGSSGSAGIKNYLVYRNGRQIGTTEPSRLEYTDSGLAANTEYRYFVAALDNQGRLSVPSNVLTVKTRGDGGAIPEWAPNVPYEVGDKVTYSGRTYQCLQAHPSNSGWTPVDTINILWKEVAVRR, via the coding sequence TGAATGGCGATCTTGTGGAGAACGACCAGAACTCGCTGGAGGCGGGCAAATTCTTCCCCGCTACGGAGGGGAATCTAACAGACCCTATCGCGCCGACCGATATCAAGAACAATCCCCCTCCGGCCGACGGACAAATTGCGAGTGCTGGCTGGCCGTACGCCCGTTTGTTGGACGAGCCGGGAACCCATTGGCGCAAACATAAGGTTCGCGCGGGCCAGCCCCTGACGGTTTCCTGGAATTATTCCGCCGCCCACGTGACTCGGCGTTGGGTGTACTTCATGACCAAGAGGGGCTGGGATCCCCAACAGAAGCTGACGCGAGCCTCCTTCGAGGATAAGCCGTTCTTCACGGTCGAACTGCGCGCTCAGCCATACTGGGAGCACACCGACGCCCTTTGGCCGCCTTCGCCGACGGTACATGACGTAGTCTTGCCCAATCGGGAGGGGTATCACGTCATGCTGGCGATCTGGGAAGTGGCAAATACCGGTGCCGCCTTCTACCAAGTGATCGATCTCGACTTTGAGGCCAGCGGTGGGGGCGGCGAGCGTCCGAATCCGCCATCCCAGGTTCAGGCCGAGGTTGTGGCATCGACCGCGGCTGACCTGACATGGAGTGCGGCAACGGGGGGACAACCCATCGCCTACTACACCGTTCATCGTGACGGCAGCGTACTGGCGCGGGTCGATGCACCGTTTCGAAACTATCATGATGGCAGCCTCGCCGCGGACACCGAATACACGTACTTCATCTCCGCGACAGACGTCGATGGCAACCAATCCCTGCCGAGTCATACCGTCGTCATTCGGACTCCGGGGTCCGGGGAGGACATACCTCCCACCCCGCCTCGTGACCTACACTCAATGGAGACCACTGCCAGTTCGGTGCATCTGATGTGGGGTGGCTCCAGCGGCAGCGCGGGTATCAAGAACTATCTGGTGTACCGGAACGGCCGACAGATTGGCACCACCGAACCTTCTCGGCTCGAGTACACGGATAGCGGTTTGGCCGCCAACACCGAGTATCGCTATTTTGTCGCGGCACTCGACAATCAAGGGCGATTGTCAGTGCCCAGCAACGTGCTGACGGTGAAGACACGAGGCGATGGCGGTGCCATTCCGGAATGGGCGCCCAACGTGCCATACGAAGTGGGCGACAAGGTGACCTACTCTGGCCGCACCTATCAATGCCTGCAGGCGCATCCATCGAACTCCGGCTGGACTCCGGTCGACACCATCAATATCCTGTGGAAGGAGGTAGCCGTGCGACGATAG
- a CDS encoding carbonic anhydrase has protein sequence MCKLGKEQSPIDIRDVVDADLPAIAFDYRQSVANVINNGHTIQVDLADGGTIALQDGKYKLLQFHFHTPSEERIDGKAYPLVAHLVHRSDAGRLAVVGVLFEVGEHSPLLEKVFSTMSARVGTAIKIPGGIQANALLPAERSYYAFAGSLTTPPCTEGVQWRILKQPMQISAEQLQAFQQLYPMNARPVQPLNGRPVQSGG, from the coding sequence ATGTGCAAGCTTGGCAAGGAGCAGTCCCCGATCGATATCCGGGATGTCGTCGACGCCGATCTACCGGCGATCGCATTCGACTATCGCCAGAGCGTGGCCAACGTGATCAACAATGGCCATACGATTCAAGTCGACCTTGCCGACGGGGGTACCATCGCGCTGCAGGACGGCAAGTACAAGCTGCTGCAGTTCCATTTCCACACGCCGAGCGAAGAACGGATCGATGGCAAAGCCTATCCGTTGGTGGCGCATCTTGTGCATCGGAGCGATGCTGGTCGCCTCGCCGTCGTCGGCGTGCTGTTCGAGGTTGGCGAGCACAGCCCGCTGCTTGAAAAGGTGTTCTCGACAATGTCCGCGCGAGTAGGGACGGCCATCAAGATTCCGGGTGGTATCCAAGCCAATGCGCTGCTTCCAGCCGAACGGTCGTACTACGCCTTTGCGGGCTCGCTGACAACACCGCCGTGCACGGAAGGCGTGCAATGGCGAATACTCAAGCAACCTATGCAGATTTCGGCGGAACAGTTGCAGGCTTTCCAGCAGCTGTATCCAATGAACGCGCGCCCGGTGCAACCTCTGAACGGCAGGCCAGTTCAGTCCGGTGGCTGA
- a CDS encoding protein-disulfide reductase DsbD family protein produces the protein MHKLRFIALTLASVLFHGVSYATSSSISEPTQASLALLLLFAFIGGALLNLMPCVLPVLSLKLLSLVTGGNSRAQLRSCATWYTVGVVTSFAVIGIVIVAVQSTGKALGWGFQLQEPTFVAVLAWLMTLIGLSLAGHFTLGGGGGGASTKLLNRSGRAGDFWTGALTCVVASPCVAPLMGAPLAYAFTAPWPLAMAVFVTLGFGVAAPFLVVGFVPGLASRLPKPGAWMDTLKTVLAYPMFLTGVWLLWVLGRQLGINAVAVALIAVVALALGLWQYERSRWADRVWGKRMGALVILASLAISISAGRIPATGIPELKPSNLSIATPYTPKDLERLRNEGRSVFVSVTADWCITCIANEQAVLSRAEFVDLLRRTETVYMKGDWTNGDPVVDAFLKGHGVAGVPLYVLYRGTDDNATTVLPQILTMDSIRTALERQRMTSNDTASFQGR, from the coding sequence ATGCATAAACTTCGCTTCATTGCATTGACATTGGCCTCTGTGCTGTTCCACGGAGTCAGCTACGCCACTTCATCCTCCATCTCGGAGCCGACACAGGCGTCTCTTGCCCTCCTGTTGTTGTTCGCGTTCATCGGCGGTGCACTGCTGAATTTGATGCCCTGCGTGCTGCCGGTGCTCTCTCTCAAGCTGCTGTCGCTAGTGACGGGCGGCAATAGCAGAGCACAATTGCGCAGCTGCGCGACTTGGTACACGGTGGGCGTCGTCACGTCGTTTGCAGTGATCGGCATCGTAATTGTCGCGGTGCAATCCACGGGCAAGGCCTTGGGGTGGGGCTTTCAACTACAGGAGCCGACCTTTGTCGCCGTTTTGGCGTGGCTGATGACGTTGATCGGCCTGAGCTTGGCGGGACATTTCACGCTGGGCGGCGGCGGCGGCGGGGCCAGTACAAAGCTGTTGAATCGGAGCGGTCGCGCCGGCGACTTCTGGACCGGTGCGTTGACCTGTGTGGTGGCAAGCCCTTGCGTGGCGCCACTGATGGGCGCCCCTTTGGCGTATGCCTTTACGGCCCCCTGGCCGCTGGCGATGGCCGTGTTCGTGACATTGGGCTTCGGCGTAGCTGCCCCGTTCCTGGTGGTCGGATTCGTACCTGGGCTGGCCAGCCGACTTCCCAAGCCCGGCGCGTGGATGGACACCTTGAAGACGGTACTCGCATACCCGATGTTTCTCACGGGAGTCTGGCTGCTGTGGGTCCTGGGACGTCAGCTCGGCATCAATGCGGTCGCTGTTGCGCTGATCGCCGTCGTAGCGCTTGCACTGGGGCTCTGGCAATACGAGCGTTCCCGATGGGCCGATCGTGTTTGGGGCAAGCGAATGGGAGCCCTGGTCATCCTGGCCAGTCTCGCCATCTCCATCAGTGCGGGAAGAATTCCTGCGACCGGTATCCCAGAGCTCAAACCTTCGAATCTGAGCATCGCGACGCCGTACACCCCGAAAGACCTTGAACGACTCCGGAACGAAGGCCGCAGTGTCTTCGTCTCCGTTACCGCGGATTGGTGCATTACCTGTATCGCGAACGAGCAGGCGGTCCTGAGCCGTGCGGAGTTTGTGGATCTGTTACGCCGCACGGAAACGGTATATATGAAGGGCGACTGGACCAACGGCGACCCGGTCGTAGATGCCTTCCTGAAGGGCCATGGGGTAGCTGGCGTCCCGCTGTATGTTCTGTATCGGGGCACTGACGACAACGCGACAACGGTCCTTCCGCAGATTCTCACGATGGACAGCATTCGTACCGCGTTGGAGCGGCAAAGAATGACCTCAAACGATACTGCGTCATTTCAGGGGCGCTAA
- a CDS encoding response regulator transcription factor, which yields MNWKTSLPLRVAVLDDHPVVLKGLEQCLAKDPRIQVAGLFRASVDLLEHLGRSPADLLLIDYVLGPGDIDGLNLIRLLRSRHPATAIVVASGLRSPATISLALRAGASGYVSKDRPMSEVSAAIRAVASGKRYVSEPVAAEIGVPMGEAGERIRHRPADPLVLTSREHEVLRCLLEGDSVSEIAAKFSRSIKTISTQKTSAFRKLGLRSLGELYKLRNHVYDLLGDGSPSRSGRE from the coding sequence ATGAATTGGAAAACGAGCTTACCGCTGCGGGTTGCGGTGTTGGACGATCACCCGGTGGTCTTGAAGGGGCTGGAGCAATGCCTCGCCAAGGATCCGCGTATTCAGGTGGCCGGTTTGTTCCGCGCGAGCGTCGATCTGCTGGAGCATCTTGGCCGATCGCCGGCGGATCTGTTGCTGATCGATTACGTGCTGGGGCCCGGGGACATTGATGGCTTGAATCTGATACGTCTACTGCGTAGCCGTCATCCCGCCACTGCCATCGTAGTGGCGTCAGGGTTGCGCAGCCCGGCAACCATCTCATTGGCGCTTAGGGCCGGCGCCAGCGGCTATGTCAGCAAGGACAGGCCGATGTCGGAGGTGTCTGCTGCAATCCGGGCCGTCGCCAGCGGCAAGCGCTATGTCAGTGAGCCGGTGGCAGCTGAGATCGGTGTGCCGATGGGGGAGGCGGGCGAGCGGATCAGGCATCGTCCCGCCGATCCGCTTGTGCTGACCTCAAGAGAGCATGAAGTGCTGCGCTGCCTGCTGGAGGGCGATTCGGTCAGCGAGATCGCGGCCAAGTTTTCGCGCAGTATCAAGACGATCAGCACACAGAAGACTTCAGCATTCCGCAAGCTCGGGCTGCGCAGTCTCGGCGAGCTGTACAAGCTGCGCAATCATGTTTACGACTTACTGGGGGATGGCTCACCGAGCCGATCCGGGCGGGAATAG
- a CDS encoding CS1-pili formation C-terminal domain-containing protein — translation MAAFASSSHAVVQPPAAALSVLQQAEQLPEDFREHFFEVPLGVRVERDGQYLGDALVTLSRTAEIQLIEFTDFEGSTLAPEERQRWATYLAEPRRLGQCEGKCEAGLMALHYSLENSVLSIATNAAERDQTTAKYYALPEAGSRGVILHNNLNVTGGQRQSLAGRYSVDLVGSVGNWTAVGSLLAAQSADTYSTRQYSAPRAYLQREMEGHFVRGGFFVPDMQGAVRPPRTPGGLPATTFGVMAGTSDALEIASEKPSLYPVYVTANRQGTVEVYRNGVMMHSQPVEPGLQALDTRRLPGGIYEVEVRVVEDGNVTSTRTELIYKPNNWRNLEKRWRYAVFAGQQRSLLDSGDRSVENDMAMGGVINYLAHPRVIVGASAQQIGSNRSIGGSLDWQVSNMANIYANLYHSTQHGMGTDVQAMFRYNGGTVTLNHNRTWQYADPLAQRRAGNVKNSGVSVHHRIGSASALTGRVSHSSGVTSGLGLDLGLSHRHTLFGTELNWRVSAFDRPAGLLNGRRNRGVDVTLNFMLGKEGRRYHASVGTRSASNGGRDQYFTAGVQQDLNGDIIKRVGASATGDRYGIGVTGNALIQHRLAHGDVFASRSSIGGTLSGGVNLYSSMAVGGGAVAASGSSEMLGRDTGMIVDVESDLPEVPLRAFDSHGGSATLKPGRNFVPVTAYRPGKLQFDFDGGDAPAAAVQPALGSYHLNKGGVGYQKVRVMKTVTVMGRVVDEEGEPLKGAHVVNHAGRAVTEADGFFTLEMSERTPTVTIRHRDVAQCELSLDGPNIERDADTLMVGDLQCGAQQVVRQDEKLQPRG, via the coding sequence ATGGCGGCGTTCGCTTCGAGCAGCCATGCTGTCGTTCAGCCGCCCGCAGCTGCTCTGTCCGTGCTTCAGCAAGCGGAGCAACTGCCGGAGGATTTTCGTGAACACTTCTTCGAGGTGCCGCTGGGCGTGCGCGTGGAGCGAGACGGCCAGTATCTTGGCGATGCACTCGTGACCCTTTCACGTACTGCGGAGATCCAGTTGATCGAGTTCACGGATTTCGAAGGCAGTACGCTCGCGCCGGAGGAGCGACAACGTTGGGCCACATACCTGGCTGAACCGCGCCGTCTCGGCCAGTGCGAAGGCAAGTGCGAGGCCGGATTGATGGCGCTGCATTACAGCCTGGAAAATTCGGTGTTGAGCATCGCCACGAATGCGGCAGAGCGGGATCAGACCACGGCAAAATATTACGCCTTGCCGGAAGCCGGCAGCCGTGGCGTGATTCTTCACAACAACCTCAATGTAACCGGCGGCCAGCGGCAGAGCCTGGCGGGCCGCTACAGCGTCGACCTGGTCGGTAGCGTCGGCAACTGGACCGCGGTGGGTAGCCTGCTGGCAGCCCAGAGTGCGGATACCTACTCGACTCGCCAGTACTCGGCGCCGCGGGCGTATCTGCAGCGTGAAATGGAGGGGCATTTCGTTCGTGGTGGCTTCTTTGTTCCGGATATGCAAGGCGCCGTCCGTCCGCCGCGTACGCCCGGCGGGCTGCCCGCGACAACATTCGGCGTGATGGCCGGTACCTCTGATGCCCTCGAGATTGCCAGCGAGAAGCCAAGCCTTTATCCCGTCTATGTCACGGCCAATCGCCAGGGCACCGTCGAGGTGTACCGCAATGGCGTCATGATGCATAGCCAACCAGTCGAGCCGGGACTGCAAGCGCTGGATACGCGCCGTCTTCCCGGCGGAATCTATGAGGTCGAAGTGCGGGTGGTCGAGGACGGTAACGTCACGTCCACGCGAACGGAATTGATATACAAGCCGAACAACTGGCGCAATCTGGAAAAGCGCTGGCGATACGCCGTCTTTGCCGGGCAACAGCGTAGCTTGCTGGATAGCGGCGACCGCAGCGTCGAAAACGATATGGCGATGGGCGGCGTGATCAACTATCTCGCGCATCCTCGCGTGATCGTCGGCGCGTCGGCGCAGCAGATCGGCAGTAATCGCTCGATCGGCGGATCGTTGGACTGGCAGGTCAGCAATATGGCCAACATTTATGCCAACTTGTATCACTCGACGCAGCATGGCATGGGGACCGACGTCCAGGCAATGTTCCGCTATAACGGCGGTACGGTTACGCTGAATCACAATCGCACTTGGCAGTACGCCGATCCGTTGGCACAACGGCGAGCCGGCAACGTCAAGAACAGCGGCGTTTCCGTGCACCACCGTATTGGGTCAGCGTCGGCTCTGACGGGGCGGGTTTCGCACAGCAGTGGGGTGACCAGTGGTCTTGGGCTCGATCTGGGTCTCTCTCATCGCCACACGCTCTTCGGCACCGAACTCAACTGGCGTGTGTCGGCATTCGATCGCCCCGCGGGCCTGCTGAACGGCCGCCGCAACCGCGGCGTCGATGTGACGTTGAACTTTATGCTTGGCAAGGAAGGACGCCGGTACCACGCCAGCGTCGGTACGCGTTCGGCTTCCAACGGTGGTCGGGACCAGTACTTTACGGCGGGCGTACAGCAAGATTTGAACGGCGACATTATCAAGCGCGTGGGTGCGAGTGCTACTGGCGATCGTTACGGGATCGGCGTGACTGGCAACGCGTTGATTCAGCATAGGCTGGCACATGGCGACGTGTTCGCAAGTCGCTCTTCGATCGGAGGCACGCTGAGCGGCGGTGTCAATCTGTACAGCTCGATGGCCGTGGGCGGGGGCGCGGTTGCGGCCTCGGGGAGCTCCGAGATGCTGGGTCGGGACACGGGCATGATCGTCGACGTTGAGTCGGACCTTCCTGAAGTGCCCTTGCGCGCGTTCGATAGCCACGGCGGCAGTGCGACGTTGAAGCCGGGTCGCAACTTCGTACCGGTCACGGCGTATCGCCCTGGCAAGCTGCAGTTCGATTTTGATGGCGGCGACGCGCCGGCGGCCGCGGTGCAACCCGCGCTAGGCTCTTATCACCTCAACAAGGGCGGTGTGGGCTACCAGAAGGTGCGCGTGATGAAGACCGTCACCGTGATGGGCCGCGTGGTGGATGAAGAAGGGGAGCCGCTGAAGGGCGCGCATGTGGTGAACCACGCTGGTCGGGCGGTGACGGAGGCCGATGGGTTCTTTACGCTGGAGATGAGCGAGCGGACGCCAACGGTGACCATCCGGCATCGCGACGTGGCGCAGTGCGAGCTCTCACTTGACGGCCCGAATATCGAGCGTGATGCCGATACGTTGATGGTGGGGGACCTGCAGTGCGGTGCGCAGCAGGTGGTACGCCAGGACGAGAAACTTCAGCCACGCGGCTGA
- a CDS encoding CS1 type fimbrial major subunit — protein sequence MFKNLVAISSLVLASGVAVAETQNMSVTVSADIPTSTFYVTTTSDWNAGEVQAMPWDATNGKLGALQRNLLAKSTIGPITGYLLSEPTISTADGANSIALDVQVNKKTLPVGATSAPELITAADAANERAYPLHIAPNGNTFNPGKYTGTVAMVFESVAP from the coding sequence ATGTTCAAGAATCTTGTTGCTATTTCGTCGCTGGTGCTGGCCTCGGGCGTTGCCGTCGCCGAAACGCAAAACATGTCCGTGACGGTGTCGGCCGACATTCCGACTTCCACTTTCTACGTGACGACGACGAGCGACTGGAACGCCGGCGAAGTGCAGGCCATGCCGTGGGATGCCACCAACGGCAAGCTGGGCGCCCTGCAGCGCAACCTGCTGGCAAAGAGCACGATTGGCCCGATCACCGGCTACCTGCTTTCGGAGCCGACGATCTCGACGGCAGACGGCGCGAACTCGATTGCGCTGGACGTGCAGGTGAACAAGAAGACGCTGCCGGTCGGTGCAACCAGCGCGCCGGAGCTGATCACGGCTGCCGATGCTGCCAATGAGCGTGCATATCCCCTGCACATTGCCCCCAATGGCAACACTTTCAATCCCGGCAAGTACACGGGCACCGTCGCGATGGTGTTCGAATCGGTTGCCCCGTAA
- a CDS encoding FkbM family methyltransferase — MTRALKHLIGPQAHLVSLFRTIRAVPYGLRLPIFGPVSTLNEILNIHDNFGKGELRHVEIERYLRQTAAPVIVDCGVNVGITVRWWRHLNPQARVIGIDMMEEAHAFTKARLPGMADWYEPVTCALAAQPGLSMEISFDDPLLGENSVTSGPKAHKRRVVTATLDGALLHQGVRQIDLLKIDIEGYGAEALKGAGNVLPMVRYVFFETHSRSETSEAAALLHNAGFNLISLRNRSFVYENVAACRPSRRS; from the coding sequence ATGACACGAGCACTCAAACATCTGATCGGCCCGCAAGCCCACCTGGTTTCGCTGTTCCGTACAATTCGTGCGGTTCCGTATGGCCTGCGGCTTCCTATCTTCGGCCCTGTCTCGACGCTCAACGAGATATTGAACATTCATGACAATTTCGGCAAAGGCGAGTTGCGCCACGTTGAAATTGAGCGATATCTGCGGCAAACGGCCGCCCCCGTCATCGTTGATTGCGGCGTTAACGTCGGCATCACGGTGCGCTGGTGGCGCCATTTGAACCCGCAGGCCCGAGTGATCGGCATCGACATGATGGAGGAAGCGCACGCTTTTACGAAGGCCCGGCTCCCTGGCATGGCGGACTGGTATGAACCTGTGACGTGTGCCTTGGCTGCTCAGCCGGGCCTGAGCATGGAGATCAGCTTCGACGACCCGCTCCTGGGCGAGAACAGCGTGACGTCGGGCCCCAAGGCGCATAAGCGGCGCGTCGTGACAGCGACGTTGGACGGTGCGTTGCTCCATCAGGGGGTGCGTCAGATCGACTTGTTGAAGATCGACATCGAAGGCTATGGCGCCGAAGCGCTCAAAGGCGCGGGCAATGTCTTGCCGATGGTGCGCTACGTCTTCTTCGAGACACATTCGCGATCCGAAACCTCAGAGGCCGCCGCTTTGCTCCACAACGCCGGCTTCAATCTGATTTCATTGCGCAATCGATCGTTCGTCTATGAGAACGTCGCTGCGTGCCGGCCATCGCGGCGGAGCTGA
- a CDS encoding EAL domain-containing response regulator, which yields MPLRYANLRVLVVEDHPFQRLAAEALLHELGVRTVISAEGGVLAADILSSASFDVVLCDIQMPEGNGPELIAELHRRGQDAFVGIPPTWIWMSALAADILESHRALARAAGIARVHALRKPLSTEAVEEILSSTLTKQPTGETTAPWVPDDAELLDAVQSAAGLTLMLQPQYELATGRLAGAEALVRWRHPEHGLVRPDVFIPRLETMDAADPVFFFVTRQCLAAQQRLRAASIDIKLGINASAQTLCRPGVLEQFDAMVAGSGLPPSVLAIELTEGYPVNNPLALSVTMNRLRLMGYGVAIDDFGIGIATLKLLADLPFTQMKLDRSFVSDVNGDNQRAAICRNMIALARDLGIECVAEGIETDPQRVALRALQCRFGQGYLWSAPKPVEAFVADAMEEQERSNLSPGSASVS from the coding sequence ATGCCACTGCGCTACGCCAACCTTCGCGTCCTCGTCGTAGAAGATCACCCTTTCCAGCGGCTTGCGGCCGAGGCATTGCTGCATGAGTTGGGCGTCCGTACCGTGATATCGGCCGAAGGCGGAGTGCTCGCAGCGGACATCCTGTCGAGCGCCTCGTTCGATGTAGTGCTGTGCGATATCCAGATGCCGGAAGGCAACGGGCCGGAATTGATCGCCGAACTGCATCGGCGTGGTCAAGACGCGTTTGTCGGGATCCCACCCACTTGGATCTGGATGAGCGCGCTGGCCGCCGATATCCTGGAGTCGCACCGCGCACTAGCTCGTGCAGCCGGCATCGCGCGCGTCCACGCGCTGCGCAAGCCGCTCTCGACGGAAGCCGTCGAGGAGATTCTGTCCAGTACGCTGACGAAGCAGCCCACTGGTGAAACGACGGCGCCTTGGGTGCCTGACGATGCGGAACTGCTCGACGCCGTGCAGTCGGCCGCCGGCCTGACGCTCATGCTTCAGCCTCAGTACGAACTCGCCACCGGCCGCCTAGCGGGGGCTGAGGCGCTGGTGCGTTGGCGGCATCCCGAGCACGGCCTGGTGCGGCCCGATGTCTTCATCCCGCGGCTGGAGACAATGGACGCCGCCGATCCCGTCTTTTTCTTCGTCACACGGCAATGCCTGGCGGCGCAGCAGCGATTGCGTGCGGCGAGTATCGACATCAAACTGGGCATCAACGCCTCGGCACAAACGCTGTGTCGGCCTGGTGTGCTGGAACAATTCGATGCCATGGTGGCGGGCAGCGGCCTCCCGCCATCGGTATTGGCCATCGAATTGACCGAGGGCTATCCGGTGAATAATCCGTTGGCGCTGTCGGTAACAATGAACCGATTGCGGCTGATGGGTTATGGCGTGGCGATCGACGATTTCGGCATCGGCATTGCCACGCTCAAGCTACTCGCCGATCTGCCCTTTACGCAAATGAAGCTCGATCGTTCATTCGTGAGCGATGTCAATGGGGATAACCAGCGCGCCGCCATCTGCCGCAACATGATCGCACTCGCGCGAGATCTCGGCATCGAGTGCGTGGCGGAAGGGATCGAAACTGACCCGCAGCGTGTCGCACTGCGGGCCCTGCAATGCAGGTTTGGGCAAGGCTACCTGTGGTCGGCACCAAAACCCGTGGAGGCTTTCGTCGCGGATGCCATGGAGGAACAGGAGCGCTCAAACCTGTCTCCGGGAAGCGCATCGGTATCTTAG
- a CDS encoding H-NS histone family protein, which yields MATYRELLQEKERIEAELAAAREAEVAEVITQIRAKMDEYGLTVDDLLPRRRGRPKKDKGPAARPTVVKYRNPKTGTTWSGRGRAPGWIGKNPNRFLVA from the coding sequence GTGGCAACGTACAGAGAGCTGTTGCAGGAAAAAGAGCGAATCGAGGCAGAATTGGCAGCGGCCAGGGAAGCCGAAGTGGCGGAAGTAATCACGCAGATCCGAGCCAAGATGGACGAGTACGGCCTGACCGTGGACGACTTGCTGCCGCGCCGGCGCGGCCGTCCCAAGAAGGATAAGGGACCCGCTGCGCGCCCCACCGTGGTGAAGTACCGAAACCCCAAGACCGGCACGACTTGGTCGGGGCGTGGACGCGCCCCGGGCTGGATTGGCAAAAACCCCAACAGGTTTCTTGTAGCGTAG